The following coding sequences are from one Clostridioides difficile ATCC 9689 = DSM 1296 window:
- the ftsH gene encoding ATP-dependent zinc metalloprotease FtsH: MNKLLKGAGFYLLVFIIIVGIVQFSGKPTEKIKDLKFSEVYRELTDENISRLYFVNQTSVEGTIKDTNTKFKSYVPTEVMGNKLADEVLDQAKAGKLTFGGEAKPSTPWFVEMLPTLLLIFFMVIIWFVFMNQSQGGGGKVMSFGKSKAKVHKDDEKTRVTFKDVAGLDEEKEDLQEVVDFLKNPKKYIELGARIPKGMLMVGPPGTGKTYLSRAVAGEAGVPFFSISGSDFVEMFVGVGASRVRDLFEQAKKSAPAIIFIDEIDAVGRKRGAGLGGGHDEREQTLNQLLVEMDGFGVNQGIIIMAATNRPDILDPALLRPGRFDRQVVVGTPDVKGREAIFKVHSRNKPLSDDVKMDVLARRTPGFTPADIENLMNEAAILTARKREKKIKMETIEEAITKVIAGVAKKSKVISEKERRLTAYHEGGHAVCAHVLEEVSPVHQVTIVPRGRAGGFTMQLPVEDKFYATKNEMKENIVVLLGGRVAEELVLKDVSTGASNDLERVTATARSMVTKYGMSSKLGPMSFDSDDEVFLGNSFSSKRNYSEEVAFEIDQETKRIVDGAYDKTRSILQENMDRLEYVAQALLIYETLDAEQFVKAFNKELPLNEIENAVTEENSSKEVEEQLTIKLEKDEEERNNVIDINKNLEDKSDKDK, from the coding sequence TTGAATAAGTTGCTAAAAGGGGCAGGTTTTTATCTACTTGTTTTTATAATTATAGTAGGTATAGTTCAATTCTCAGGTAAGCCTACAGAAAAAATAAAAGATTTAAAATTCTCTGAAGTATATAGAGAATTAACAGATGAGAATATATCAAGATTATACTTTGTAAATCAAACTTCTGTAGAAGGTACTATAAAAGATACAAATACAAAGTTTAAGTCATATGTTCCAACAGAAGTGATGGGAAATAAACTTGCAGATGAGGTGTTAGACCAAGCTAAGGCTGGGAAACTAACTTTTGGTGGTGAAGCTAAGCCATCTACACCTTGGTTTGTCGAAATGTTGCCTACATTACTGTTAATATTCTTCATGGTGATTATTTGGTTCGTGTTTATGAATCAGTCTCAAGGTGGAGGCGGAAAGGTTATGAGTTTTGGCAAATCAAAAGCTAAGGTTCATAAAGATGATGAAAAAACTAGAGTTACATTTAAAGATGTAGCTGGACTAGATGAGGAAAAAGAAGATTTGCAGGAGGTAGTAGATTTCTTAAAGAATCCTAAGAAATATATTGAATTGGGTGCAAGAATACCAAAAGGAATGCTTATGGTAGGACCTCCTGGAACTGGTAAAACATATCTATCAAGAGCAGTTGCAGGAGAAGCAGGAGTTCCCTTTTTCAGTATAAGTGGTTCTGATTTCGTTGAGATGTTTGTTGGGGTTGGTGCTTCAAGAGTAAGAGATTTATTTGAACAGGCTAAGAAAAGTGCTCCAGCTATCATATTCATAGATGAAATTGATGCAGTTGGTAGAAAAAGAGGTGCAGGTCTTGGTGGAGGTCATGATGAAAGAGAGCAAACTCTTAATCAACTTCTAGTTGAAATGGATGGATTTGGGGTAAATCAAGGTATAATAATCATGGCAGCTACAAATAGACCAGATATACTTGACCCAGCTTTACTTAGACCAGGAAGATTTGACAGACAAGTTGTTGTTGGTACACCAGATGTAAAAGGTAGAGAGGCTATATTTAAAGTTCACTCAAGAAATAAACCATTAAGTGATGATGTAAAAATGGATGTCTTGGCTAGAAGAACACCAGGATTTACTCCTGCTGATATAGAGAACTTAATGAATGAGGCTGCAATATTAACAGCTAGAAAAAGAGAAAAGAAAATTAAGATGGAAACTATAGAAGAAGCTATAACAAAGGTTATAGCAGGTGTGGCTAAAAAATCGAAAGTAATAAGTGAGAAAGAAAGAAGACTTACAGCATACCATGAAGGAGGGCATGCAGTTTGTGCCCATGTACTTGAAGAAGTAAGTCCTGTTCATCAAGTTACAATAGTTCCAAGAGGAAGAGCTGGAGGGTTTACAATGCAACTTCCTGTTGAAGATAAGTTCTATGCTACAAAAAATGAAATGAAAGAAAATATTGTAGTTTTACTTGGTGGTAGAGTAGCAGAAGAGCTAGTACTTAAGGATGTATCTACAGGTGCTTCAAATGACTTAGAAAGAGTTACAGCTACTGCAAGAAGTATGGTAACAAAGTATGGAATGAGTTCTAAGCTTGGTCCAATGTCATTTGACAGTGATGATGAAGTATTCCTAGGTAATAGTTTTTCAAGTAAGAGAAATTATTCTGAAGAAGTTGCTTTTGAGATAGACCAAGAAACAAAGCGTATAGTTGATGGTGCATATGATAAGACAAGAAGTATATTACAAGAAAATATGGATAGATTAGAGTATGTAGCACAAGCTTTACTTATATATGAAACTTTAGATGCAGAACAATTTGTAAAAGCATTTAATAAAGAGTTACCTCTGAATGAAATTGAAAATGCAGTTACAGAGGAAAATTCTTCTAAAGAAGTTGAAGAACAATTAACTATAAAATTAGAAAAAGATGAAGAAGAAAGAAACAATGTTATTGATATAAATAAAAATTTAGAAGATAAATCTGATAAAGATAAATAG
- the tilS gene encoding tRNA lysidine(34) synthetase TilS, with amino-acid sequence MIFDKVLSTINKHNLIQKGDKIVLGLSGGPDSVCLLHVLNRLKKDFNIEIYAAHLNHQIRGIEAQKDALYVSKLCEDMGIIFFVKSINVPKYCENEGLSLEEGARKLRYEMFYEIKDKIKANKIAIGHNLNDQAETVMMRIMRGTGLKGLKGIDYIRDNCIIRPILDVERNEIEEYCEAYNLNPRIDKTNLENIYTRNKIRLDLLPYMKDNFNSNVIESIVRMSNSLKSDNDYIEKEAEAKFREVSNIKEKGFVEINLDNFVCLHDAIKVRVLRNSIKHILGDTNFVDQRHIEDIMSLEDNSKVNKMLTLPRNIFVYRKKDCIILTNEEIVNEEIEFYYNVPSNGFIKIKELKQIIETQVMSIDRYKSMKLDNSSKGFDFNKVKGGIVIRSRRQGDKIKLAMGSKKVKDLFIDLKIPREERCKIPIITDSEGIICVGDYKISENYKIDENTKEVLKINFNKL; translated from the coding sequence ATGATATTTGATAAGGTACTAAGTACTATAAATAAACATAATTTAATACAAAAAGGCGATAAAATAGTTTTAGGTCTTTCTGGAGGACCTGATTCAGTTTGTTTATTGCATGTACTAAATAGATTAAAAAAAGATTTTAATATAGAAATATATGCAGCACATTTAAACCATCAAATAAGAGGGATAGAAGCTCAAAAAGATGCATTATATGTATCTAAACTTTGTGAGGATATGGGAATTATATTCTTTGTAAAGTCTATTAATGTACCAAAATATTGTGAAAATGAGGGATTATCATTAGAAGAAGGAGCAAGGAAGCTAAGATATGAAATGTTTTATGAAATTAAGGATAAGATTAAAGCCAATAAAATAGCAATAGGTCATAATCTCAATGACCAAGCCGAAACGGTTATGATGCGTATCATGAGAGGAACAGGTTTAAAAGGTTTAAAGGGAATTGATTATATTAGAGATAATTGCATAATTAGACCCATATTAGACGTGGAAAGAAATGAGATAGAGGAGTATTGTGAAGCTTATAATTTAAATCCGAGGATAGATAAAACAAATTTAGAAAATATATACACTAGAAATAAGATAAGGTTAGACCTTTTACCATATATGAAGGATAATTTTAATTCAAATGTAATAGAATCTATAGTGAGGATGAGCAATAGTTTAAAAAGTGATAACGATTATATTGAGAAAGAGGCAGAAGCTAAATTTAGAGAAGTTTCGAATATAAAAGAAAAAGGCTTTGTAGAGATAAATTTAGACAATTTTGTTTGCTTACATGATGCTATCAAAGTTAGAGTTCTTAGAAATTCCATAAAACATATACTAGGAGATACTAATTTTGTTGACCAAAGACATATAGAGGATATAATGTCTTTAGAAGATAATTCAAAAGTAAATAAAATGTTAACTCTTCCAAGAAATATATTTGTTTATAGAAAAAAAGACTGTATAATATTAACGAATGAGGAAATTGTTAATGAGGAAATTGAATTTTATTACAATGTACCTAGTAATGGGTTTATTAAAATAAAAGAATTAAAACAAATTATTGAGACCCAAGTAATGAGCATAGATAGGTATAAGAGTATGAAATTAGACAATTCATCTAAAGGGTTTGATTTTAATAAGGTAAAAGGGGGTATAGTAATAAGAAGCAGAAGGCAAGGTGATAAGATAAAGCTTGCTATGGGAAGTAAAAAAGTGAAAGATTTATTCATAGATTTAAAAATCCCAAGAGAAGAAAGATGTAAAATTCCTATAATCACAGATAGTGAAGGAATAATATGTGTTGGAGATTATAAAATCAGTGAAAATTATAAAATTGATGAAAACACAAAAGAAGTATTAAAAATTAATTTTAACAAATTATAG
- a CDS encoding DUF1934 domain-containing protein translates to MEEKSLSVKISINTRQYDEKGNMDTIEMTAFGKIFYKNDGIYVIYKEKEENIEITNTIKILKNQVSIKKFGAINSTMLFKCGESSTTKYVTPQGTLLIDIDTRELDINIQEGEHIKLKIDYNIKVQDLFLGRNKIDIYIGTK, encoded by the coding sequence ATGGAGGAAAAATCGTTGAGTGTAAAAATAAGTATAAATACTAGACAATATGATGAAAAAGGAAATATGGACACCATAGAGATGACTGCCTTTGGTAAAATTTTTTATAAAAATGATGGAATATATGTTATTTACAAGGAAAAAGAAGAAAATATAGAAATAACTAATACTATAAAGATACTTAAAAATCAAGTTAGTATCAAAAAGTTTGGTGCTATTAACTCAACAATGCTGTTTAAATGTGGAGAAAGTAGTACTACAAAGTATGTGACCCCACAAGGTACTTTATTAATTGATATTGATACAAGAGAATTAGATATAAATATACAAGAAGGGGAACACATAAAATTGAAAATAGACTATAATATAAAGGTACAAGATTTATTTTTAGGTAGGAATAAAATAGATATATACATAGGTACTAAATAA
- the murI gene encoding glutamate racemase has product MNNKPIGVFDSGLGGLTVLKEIMKILPNEDIIYFGDTARIPYGSRSKETIIKYTFQAINFLKTKGVKAIVIACNTATARSLKEAQEKYDIPIIGVIEAGARTAVSSTKNKIVGIIGTEGTISSKAYNLEISKIDESIEIVNKACPLFVPIVEEGWANTEVAKLTAKIYLQELKEKNIDSLVLGCTHYPILKRTIGEEVGEHIKLVNPAKETAKDLKKILEVQNIINNTEIHGTYQYYVSDIPEKFSDIAREFLKKKIDKIQKVEIQKY; this is encoded by the coding sequence ATGAACAATAAACCAATAGGAGTTTTTGATTCGGGATTAGGTGGATTAACAGTTCTAAAAGAGATAATGAAGATATTACCAAATGAGGATATAATATACTTTGGAGATACTGCCAGAATACCATATGGTTCAAGATCCAAAGAAACTATAATTAAATATACTTTTCAAGCTATAAACTTTTTAAAAACAAAAGGTGTAAAAGCTATAGTTATAGCATGTAACACTGCTACTGCAAGAAGCTTAAAAGAAGCTCAAGAAAAATATGATATACCGATAATTGGAGTTATAGAAGCAGGAGCTAGAACAGCTGTAAGTTCTACAAAAAACAAAATTGTAGGAATAATAGGAACTGAAGGAACTATAAGTTCAAAAGCATACAACTTGGAAATATCTAAAATAGATGAGAGTATAGAAATTGTTAATAAAGCATGTCCTTTATTTGTACCTATTGTTGAAGAAGGATGGGCAAATACAGAAGTGGCTAAATTGACAGCAAAGATATATTTACAAGAATTGAAAGAAAAAAATATAGATTCTTTAGTGTTAGGATGTACTCATTATCCTATTTTAAAGAGAACAATAGGTGAAGAAGTTGGAGAGCATATAAAACTTGTTAATCCAGCTAAAGAGACTGCAAAGGATTTAAAAAAGATTTTAGAGGTGCAAAATATTATAAACAATACAGAAATTCATGGAACTTATCAATATTATGTATCAGATATACCTGAAAAATTTTCAGATATAGCAAGAGAGTTCTTAAAGAAAAAAATTGATAAGATTCAAAAAGTAGAAATACAAAAATACTAG
- a CDS encoding cell wall hydrolase, which translates to MATLLALTFIFMPIKEVFAYEPTENIKKVNKQEKNIAKKEVINLSDNDLMLLSKLVAGEARGESYEGQVAVAAVVINRVLDPRFPDTIEEVIYQKNAFSVVLDGSIKMAPTDSARKAAQEALYGTDPTNKAVYFWNPEIATCKWINRLNPYMRIGNHVFAK; encoded by the coding sequence ATGGCTACACTATTAGCTTTGACTTTTATATTTATGCCTATTAAAGAGGTATTTGCATATGAACCAACAGAAAATATTAAGAAAGTAAACAAACAAGAAAAAAATATAGCAAAGAAAGAAGTAATAAATTTATCTGATAATGATTTGATGTTATTATCTAAGTTGGTTGCAGGAGAAGCTAGAGGAGAAAGCTATGAGGGACAGGTTGCTGTAGCAGCTGTAGTAATAAATAGAGTATTGGACCCTAGATTTCCAGACACAATAGAAGAAGTCATATATCAAAAAAATGCTTTCTCAGTTGTGCTTGATGGTTCAATAAAGATGGCACCAACAGACTCAGCACGTAAAGCAGCTCAGGAAGCTCTTTATGGAACTGACCCAACTAATAAAGCAGTATATTTTTGGAATCCAGAAATAGCCACTTGCAAATGGATAAATAGATTGAATCCTTATATGAGAATAGGAAATCATGTGTTTGCAAAATAA
- the spoIIR gene encoding stage II sporulation protein R produces MRKIKIRLGLLILSLISVISIMTIVINGEVKKVDNISKDYKDKLIRFHVIANSNTDEDQELKLKVRDEVIKYLQPKLQNSKSIKESEAIIKKEYSSLEEISKNIILKNGYNYSVKVGIQYSNFPTKQYSNIVLPAGEYKALKIIIGKGEGKNWWCVMFPPLCFVDESNGVIDKSTDDKLKEVLTDKEYKLIKQDTPKKTSRVKIKFKVLEVVKDLEKKF; encoded by the coding sequence ATGAGAAAAATTAAGATTAGATTGGGACTATTAATATTAAGTCTTATATCAGTCATATCAATAATGACAATAGTAATAAATGGTGAGGTAAAAAAAGTAGACAATATATCAAAAGATTATAAAGATAAATTAATAAGATTTCATGTTATAGCAAACAGCAATACAGATGAAGACCAAGAACTTAAACTAAAAGTTAGAGATGAAGTAATAAAATATTTACAGCCAAAGCTTCAAAATTCAAAAAGTATAAAAGAAAGTGAAGCTATTATAAAAAAGGAATATAGTAGTCTGGAAGAAATAAGTAAAAATATTATTCTTAAAAATGGATATAATTACAGTGTAAAGGTAGGTATACAATATAGCAATTTCCCTACTAAACAATATTCTAATATAGTTCTTCCAGCTGGTGAATATAAAGCATTAAAGATTATCATTGGGAAAGGTGAAGGAAAAAACTGGTGGTGTGTTATGTTCCCTCCACTATGTTTTGTTGATGAATCTAATGGAGTGATAGATAAATCTACAGATGATAAGTTGAAGGAAGTTTTAACTGATAAAGAATATAAGTTAATAAAACAAGATACACCAAAAAAAACAAGTAGAGTAAAAATTAAGTTTAAAGTACTTGAAGTAGTCAAGGATTTAGAGAAAAAATTTTAA
- a CDS encoding GntR family transcriptional regulator, which translates to MENLTKLNLDNYKPLRDVVFENLREAILEGKLKPGQRLMEVQLAEQLGVSRTPVREAIRKLELEGLVVMLPRKGAYVANMSLKDIMDVLEVRASLEGLAAYLAAERISDEDIKKLKDISEEFKKSTLESDVDALLKLDVEFHECIFKATNNKKLIQLINSLWEQVYRFRVTYMSAYDTSHNIVEEHKYLLDAIIKGDSELSKKYATEHIEKAEQFMIDKAMISKDL; encoded by the coding sequence GTGGAGAATTTAACTAAACTGAACTTGGATAATTACAAGCCATTAAGAGATGTAGTCTTTGAGAATTTAAGAGAAGCAATCTTAGAAGGAAAATTAAAGCCTGGTCAAAGGCTAATGGAAGTGCAACTAGCAGAACAATTAGGAGTAAGTAGGACTCCAGTGAGAGAGGCAATAAGAAAGCTTGAATTAGAAGGTTTAGTCGTTATGTTGCCTAGAAAAGGTGCGTATGTGGCAAATATGTCATTAAAGGATATTATGGATGTATTAGAAGTAAGAGCAAGCCTAGAAGGCTTAGCAGCATATCTTGCCGCTGAAAGAATTAGTGATGAAGATATTAAAAAGCTTAAAGATATATCAGAAGAATTTAAAAAAAGCACTTTGGAATCCGATGTAGATGCGTTATTAAAACTTGATGTAGAATTTCATGAATGTATATTTAAAGCAACTAATAATAAAAAATTAATCCAATTAATAAACTCATTGTGGGAACAAGTATATAGATTTAGAGTTACCTATATGTCTGCTTATGATACATCACATAATATTGTTGAAGAGCATAAATATTTACTTGATGCTATAATTAAAGGTGATAGTGAGCTATCCAAGAAGTATGCTACAGAGCATATAGAAAAAGCAGAGCAGTTTATGATAGATAAGGCTATGATTAGTAAAGACTTATAA
- the ispE gene encoding 4-(cytidine 5'-diphospho)-2-C-methyl-D-erythritol kinase, giving the protein MDFIRLKSRAKINLSIDVLGKRQDGYHFVEMIMQTIDLYDIVKIKELDEDEIKVKSTSLDIPLDEDNIVYKAAKILKNKFYIKKGVEIFIEKNIPVAAGMAGGSSNAAAVLVGLNHLWELRLSEDELKEIGLNLGADVPFCISGRPALAQGIGEKLTNIKGLPCDTNILICKPDLFVSTKEVYQGLDLNNIKKRPNNKYLIECLKSEDIKAVSESMVNILENVTIGKHKEISDIKQVMMKNNALGSMMSGSGPTVFGLFKNKEDALIGKKELLKKYKQVYVVNSSQKGVEICGEFN; this is encoded by the coding sequence ATGGATTTTATAAGACTAAAGAGTAGAGCAAAAATAAATTTATCCATTGATGTCTTGGGAAAAAGGCAAGACGGTTATCATTTTGTTGAAATGATAATGCAAACGATAGATTTATACGATATAGTAAAGATAAAAGAATTAGACGAAGATGAAATAAAGGTAAAAAGCACTAGTTTAGATATTCCTTTAGATGAAGATAATATTGTTTATAAAGCTGCCAAAATACTTAAAAATAAATTTTATATAAAAAAAGGTGTAGAAATATTCATAGAAAAAAATATTCCTGTAGCAGCAGGGATGGCTGGAGGAAGTTCTAATGCAGCCGCAGTATTAGTAGGTTTAAATCACCTATGGGAACTTAGATTATCTGAAGATGAATTAAAAGAAATAGGACTTAATTTGGGCGCAGATGTTCCTTTTTGTATATCAGGAAGACCTGCTTTAGCTCAAGGTATTGGAGAAAAGCTAACAAACATCAAAGGTTTACCATGTGATACAAATATATTGATATGCAAACCAGACTTATTCGTTTCTACTAAAGAAGTTTATCAAGGATTAGATTTGAATAATATTAAAAAAAGACCAAATAATAAATATTTGATAGAGTGTTTAAAATCTGAAGATATAAAAGCTGTATCAGAAAGCATGGTAAATATTCTTGAAAATGTTACTATAGGTAAACACAAAGAAATAAGTGATATAAAACAAGTAATGATGAAAAATAATGCTTTAGGTTCTATGATGAGTGGAAGTGGTCCTACAGTTTTTGGACTATTTAAAAATAAAGAAGATGCTCTAATTGGAAAAAAAGAATTATTAAAAAAATATAAACAGGTGTATGTTGTTAATAGCAGTCAAAAAGGGGTTGAAATTTGTGGAGAATTTAACTAA
- a CDS encoding DUF3794 and LysM peptidoglycan-binding domain-containing protein, with translation MELIKDVIKVDNRIDFGKFQTFIEAEAVVPDKKLDVYEIVKTEGYISLKKIEMADGKILCRGSFNYNVIYIADDKNTISNVDGKVDINEVIEKDNVIQDMEYMLFSEVEHMDCTIMNERKIKVGALMNIRGSLFEKQRLDIVKDVAQVEGIQKHRKEICFQDIVGIEKAESSIRDTITINTEEIQSIISLNPCVKVKESRVTDNKVIIGGVLEINPLACTYEGELVELDRVGIEFTQFVEVPGVSDGMTEEVLLSMSDFNHIFKQNSESNTGLLEIDCMACCKVKVTDEVTREVLQDAYSPQKIIKFDHKPIQLNKTLRRSEETFMVREGIRNDNDDIQIKDIVSVCPTMSIENSYIEGNKSIIQGIIKVEILFVPVEGLKLVYKISEEIPFEHDIEMDNLTDTASVFNTACIDKVEVDLNRDQIDLIIKIKRFTEALDKKAENFIIKGEDQGVYDLSKAPSIIVYICKEGDTFWNIAKKYNTTENEIAELNDIKLDEPIKPGKCLILEKKVVLVD, from the coding sequence ATGGAATTAATTAAAGATGTAATTAAAGTTGACAATAGAATAGACTTTGGAAAATTTCAAACATTCATTGAAGCGGAGGCAGTTGTACCAGACAAAAAATTAGATGTATATGAAATTGTAAAAACAGAAGGATACATATCACTTAAAAAAATTGAAATGGCAGATGGGAAGATACTTTGCAGAGGTAGTTTTAATTATAATGTAATCTATATTGCAGATGATAAAAATACTATTTCTAATGTAGACGGAAAAGTAGATATAAACGAAGTAATAGAAAAAGACAATGTTATTCAAGATATGGAATACATGTTATTTTCAGAAGTAGAGCATATGGATTGTACTATAATGAATGAGAGAAAGATTAAAGTAGGAGCTCTTATGAATATAAGGGGAAGTTTGTTTGAAAAGCAAAGGTTAGACATTGTAAAAGATGTGGCGCAAGTGGAAGGCATACAAAAGCACAGAAAGGAAATTTGTTTTCAAGATATAGTTGGAATAGAAAAAGCAGAAAGTTCTATAAGAGATACTATAACAATAAACACAGAGGAAATTCAATCTATAATAAGTTTAAATCCATGTGTTAAAGTAAAAGAAAGTAGAGTGACTGACAATAAAGTTATTATTGGTGGAGTATTAGAAATAAATCCGTTAGCTTGTACATATGAGGGTGAACTTGTAGAGTTGGATAGAGTAGGTATTGAGTTTACTCAATTTGTAGAAGTCCCTGGAGTTAGTGATGGTATGACTGAAGAAGTATTGTTGTCTATGTCAGATTTTAATCATATTTTCAAGCAAAATAGTGAAAGCAACACAGGTCTTTTAGAAATAGATTGTATGGCTTGTTGTAAGGTAAAAGTTACAGATGAAGTTACAAGAGAAGTATTACAAGATGCATATTCGCCTCAAAAGATAATAAAATTTGACCACAAACCTATTCAATTAAATAAGACTTTAAGACGTAGTGAAGAAACATTTATGGTTAGAGAAGGCATAAGAAATGATAATGATGATATACAAATAAAAGATATTGTAAGCGTTTGTCCAACCATGTCTATAGAAAATAGTTATATTGAAGGAAATAAAAGCATTATACAAGGAATCATAAAAGTTGAAATTTTATTTGTCCCAGTTGAAGGTTTAAAATTGGTTTATAAAATTAGTGAGGAAATTCCATTTGAACATGATATAGAAATGGATAATCTAACTGATACAGCATCTGTGTTTAATACAGCATGTATTGATAAAGTCGAAGTTGATTTGAATAGGGACCAGATAGACCTGATTATCAAAATTAAGAGATTTACTGAAGCATTAGATAAGAAAGCAGAAAATTTTATTATCAAGGGAGAAGACCAAGGTGTATATGATTTATCTAAAGCTCCTAGCATAATCGTATATATATGCAAAGAAGGAGATACTTTCTGGAATATAGCAAAAAAATACAATACAACAGAAAATGAAATTGCAGAACTTAATGATATAAAACTTGATGAACCAATTAAGCCTGGTAAGTGTCTTATTTTAGAAAAAAAAGTCGTATTAGTAGATTAA
- a CDS encoding Veg family protein, whose protein sequence is MATVQTLDKIRVSLERHIGKKILLKANKGRKQIITKEGILEKVYPSVFVIKLDDESNGYPRVSYSYSDLLTSNVKLQVFRDQDKLQIS, encoded by the coding sequence GTGGCTACTGTTCAAACTCTAGATAAGATAAGAGTAAGCTTAGAGAGACATATAGGAAAGAAAATATTGTTGAAAGCTAATAAAGGAAGAAAGCAGATTATTACAAAAGAGGGTATACTAGAAAAAGTTTATCCAAGCGTGTTTGTTATAAAGTTAGATGATGAAAGTAATGGATATCCTAGAGTATCTTATAGTTACTCAGATTTATTAACATCTAATGTAAAGTTGCAAGTTTTTAGAGATCAAGATAAATTACAAATAAGTTAA
- the yabG gene encoding sporulation peptidase YabG, with product MKVGDIVARKSHNKDIVFKIVSFGVDENNEKIAILKGIAFRVIADAYIDDLELVKAPDIKDILIDKNVENLLYKSVRKAKERQKRMTRAVPKLQLNPNTYGMPGKVLQIDGDKEYLKICLDVYAQLGIPAVGVAVSEQNQYKEVRALLEKYNPDILVITGHDAMTIKRGDIEDMSNYRNSSNFVKTVKEARKWQPNLDNLVIFAGACQSNYEKIISAGANYASSPGRIMIHALDPVFIVEKIACSRIDVVVPIDEVIEQTITGVKGIGGSETRGKFRWAMPKTILH from the coding sequence ATGAAGGTAGGAGACATTGTAGCTAGAAAGTCACATAACAAAGATATAGTATTTAAAATAGTCTCTTTTGGTGTAGATGAAAATAATGAGAAAATAGCTATACTAAAGGGAATTGCATTTAGAGTAATAGCAGATGCTTATATTGATGACCTAGAATTAGTAAAAGCACCTGATATAAAAGATATATTAATAGATAAAAATGTAGAAAATTTATTATATAAGTCAGTAAGAAAAGCTAAAGAAAGACAAAAAAGAATGACTAGAGCAGTTCCAAAACTTCAATTAAATCCTAACACATATGGAATGCCTGGAAAAGTACTACAGATAGATGGAGATAAAGAATATTTAAAAATTTGCTTGGATGTATATGCTCAACTTGGAATACCTGCAGTAGGTGTAGCTGTTTCAGAGCAAAATCAGTATAAAGAAGTAAGAGCACTACTAGAAAAATATAATCCGGATATACTAGTAATAACAGGTCATGATGCAATGACAATAAAAAGAGGAGATATAGAAGATATGAGTAACTATAGAAACTCTTCAAATTTTGTTAAAACAGTAAAAGAAGCACGTAAATGGCAACCAAATTTGGATAATCTTGTAATATTCGCAGGAGCATGCCAATCAAATTATGAAAAAATAATAAGTGCAGGAGCAAACTATGCAAGTTCGCCTGGAAGAATAATGATACATGCATTAGACCCTGTTTTTATAGTGGAGAAAATTGCTTGTTCAAGAATTGATGTAGTAGTTCCTATTGATGAGGTTATAGAGCAGACTATTACAGGTGTTAAGGGAATTGGTGGTTCTGAAACAAGAGGAAAATTTAGATGGGCAATGCCAAAAACAATATTACATTAG